A part of Streptomyces sp. NBC_01451 genomic DNA contains:
- a CDS encoding Na+/H+ antiporter — protein sequence MRSVGTVLALVVLATVVSTFARRWRIPAPSLLVVAGLGVALLPGTPQIEISPDIIGLVVLPPLLYASAEEMPWRELRAVWKPVGILAIGLVLASAAAVGAVAALVTPLSWQMAFVLGAILASTDPVAVTALGRRLALPPKVQVLVQAESLFNDATSLVLVRVAAGIAVASAASGWGAAGGEFLLLAGGGTLIGAAVAGVIALIRRRTEEPVLETVIALVTPYAAYLLAEAAHTSGVTSCVVAGVVLGGRGDRLTNARIRLQLHAVYGTVVFLLESVVFSLIGLALPAQVRALDDGDHAWPLYALAVAATLVAVRMLWLAPLSAVVQRKGGITRMNWRIPVVLTWAGTRGVMPLAAALSIPEVADNGTALADRPLVLVLTTSVVVVTLVVQGFTLAPVVQRSGIALEPAHTAREEAEARSHLAHAGLARLEELAELEVVPDVVLDRLRRSLSARLDDARDRLAPQDSDGDATESADLVYRQLRRDLIAVETGELQRLYDDHAISDTTRRRLQRSLDLEETRLADA from the coding sequence ATGCGCAGTGTGGGGACGGTTCTCGCCCTCGTGGTCCTCGCGACGGTGGTCTCCACCTTCGCGCGCCGGTGGCGCATCCCCGCGCCCTCCCTGCTCGTGGTCGCCGGCCTTGGCGTTGCCCTGCTGCCGGGTACCCCTCAGATCGAGATCAGCCCCGATATCATCGGCCTCGTCGTGCTCCCGCCACTGCTTTACGCCTCGGCCGAGGAGATGCCCTGGCGGGAGCTGCGCGCGGTGTGGAAGCCGGTCGGGATCCTCGCCATCGGCCTGGTCCTGGCGTCCGCCGCGGCGGTCGGCGCGGTGGCGGCGCTGGTGACGCCACTGTCGTGGCAGATGGCGTTCGTGCTGGGCGCGATCCTGGCCAGCACGGACCCGGTCGCCGTCACCGCGCTGGGCAGACGACTCGCCCTGCCGCCCAAGGTCCAGGTACTCGTGCAGGCGGAGAGCCTCTTCAACGACGCGACCTCCTTGGTGCTGGTCCGGGTGGCCGCGGGCATCGCCGTGGCGTCCGCGGCATCCGGCTGGGGCGCGGCGGGTGGCGAGTTCCTGCTGCTGGCCGGCGGCGGCACTCTGATCGGCGCGGCTGTCGCGGGCGTGATCGCCCTGATCCGCCGGCGCACCGAGGAACCGGTACTGGAGACGGTGATCGCCCTGGTAACCCCGTACGCGGCCTACCTGCTGGCAGAGGCGGCGCACACCTCGGGGGTGACGTCGTGCGTGGTGGCCGGTGTGGTCCTGGGCGGCCGGGGCGACCGTCTCACCAACGCACGCATCCGGCTCCAGCTGCACGCGGTGTACGGCACGGTGGTGTTCCTGCTGGAAAGCGTGGTCTTCAGCCTCATCGGGCTGGCCCTGCCCGCGCAGGTGCGGGCACTGGACGACGGCGACCATGCCTGGCCGCTGTACGCCCTGGCCGTCGCCGCCACACTCGTCGCCGTACGCATGCTGTGGCTGGCCCCGCTGTCGGCGGTCGTGCAGCGCAAGGGCGGCATCACCCGCATGAACTGGCGGATCCCCGTGGTCCTGACCTGGGCAGGCACCCGAGGCGTGATGCCGCTGGCCGCCGCCCTGTCCATCCCCGAGGTCGCGGACAACGGCACCGCACTCGCGGACCGGCCGCTCGTCCTCGTCCTGACCACCTCCGTCGTGGTCGTCACCCTCGTCGTGCAGGGCTTCACCCTCGCCCCGGTCGTCCAACGCTCCGGCATCGCCCTGGAGCCCGCCCACACCGCACGCGAGGAAGCGGAGGCCCGCTCCCACCTCGCACACGCCGGCCTGGCCCGACTGGAGGAACTCGCGGAACTGGAGGTCGTACCGGACGTCGTCCTCGACCGCCTCCGCCGTAGCCTGTCGGCCCGCCTCGACGACGCCCGCGACCGCCTCGCGCCGCAGGACAGTGACGGAGACGCGACCGAGTCCGCCGACCTGGTCTACCGCCAGCTGCGCCGCGACCTCATCGCCGTCGAGACGGGCGAACTGCAGCGCCTGTACGACGACCACGCCATCAGCGACACCACCCGCCGTCGGCTGCAGCGTTCCCTGGACCTGGAGGAGACGCGGCTGGCGGACGCGTAG
- a CDS encoding sensor histidine kinase — MSDVRPGRLKVYLGAAPGVGKTYRMLDEGRRRAARGADVVVGFAECHGRPRTEAMLDGLEVVPRARCSYRGGQFQEMDLGEVLARRPQVAIVDEFAHSNVPGEGRNPKRWQDIQALLDAGIDVVTALNIQHLTSLNDVVEKITGVPQHETVPDEIVRRADQVELVDMPPEGLRRRMAHGNVYAPEKVDAALANYFRPGNLTALRQLALLWVADRVDEALQEYRSQHGIGGVWETRERVVVALTGGPEGDTLIRRAARIADRAAGGDLLAVHVARSDGLAAGVSHASLARQRRLVEDLGGSYHSVVGDDVATALVEFARAESATQLVLGTSRRGRLERFLTGRGTGETVTELSGDIDVHRVTHERAGRGTLLPHRRRTLSTGRLIAGPVAGLALPVLLTVVLAQVRGTVNLTSEALLFLLAVVGVACIGGVASAVIASVTASLLLNYWFIPPVGQFTLEDPNALLALGVFAVVAAAVAAVVDRSLRLSRRSARATAEAETMSSLAGSIVRGGATIPALLERTRETFGMESAELVDEPPDADGVTAVPAGPGEYLVLGGRTLSSSERRVLAAFAAHVGSAVERARLAEAAAEIEPVRAADRMRTALLRAVGHDLRTPLAAGWAAVTSLRSRDVEFSPEDRDELLATADESMARLSRLVENLLDLSRLEAGALTLNLRAATLEEVLPMALADTPGVEVTDMQEIPAVRADPPLLERAIANLVGNAARHTPEGEKVLVTASALAGRVELRVVDRGAGLPADGRERLFEPFQRLGDTDNTTGLGLGLALARGLTEAMNGTLTPEDTPGGGLTMVVSLPFADRTEAAEYHSHPRGARSTGGT; from the coding sequence ATGAGTGACGTGCGGCCAGGACGACTGAAGGTCTACCTCGGGGCAGCTCCCGGAGTCGGCAAGACCTACCGCATGCTCGACGAGGGGCGGCGCCGCGCCGCCCGCGGGGCGGACGTGGTGGTGGGCTTCGCCGAGTGCCACGGCCGACCCCGCACGGAGGCGATGCTCGACGGCCTGGAGGTCGTCCCCCGTGCCCGCTGCTCCTACCGTGGCGGGCAGTTCCAGGAGATGGATCTGGGAGAGGTCCTCGCCCGCCGCCCGCAGGTCGCGATCGTCGACGAGTTCGCCCACAGCAACGTCCCCGGCGAGGGCCGCAACCCCAAGCGCTGGCAGGACATCCAGGCACTGCTCGACGCGGGCATCGACGTCGTCACCGCGCTGAACATCCAGCACTTGACCTCCCTCAACGACGTGGTCGAGAAGATCACCGGGGTGCCGCAGCACGAGACGGTCCCCGACGAGATCGTACGCCGGGCCGACCAGGTCGAGCTGGTGGACATGCCCCCGGAGGGCCTGCGGCGCCGCATGGCCCACGGCAACGTCTACGCCCCAGAGAAGGTCGACGCGGCGCTCGCGAACTACTTCCGGCCCGGCAACCTCACCGCGTTGCGGCAGCTGGCCCTGCTGTGGGTTGCCGACCGGGTCGACGAGGCGCTCCAGGAGTACCGCTCCCAGCACGGTATCGGCGGGGTGTGGGAGACCCGCGAGCGGGTCGTGGTGGCCCTGACTGGCGGCCCGGAGGGCGACACACTGATCCGGCGGGCCGCCCGCATCGCAGACCGGGCGGCCGGGGGCGACCTCCTCGCTGTGCACGTGGCGCGCAGCGACGGTCTCGCGGCCGGGGTGTCGCACGCCTCGCTGGCCCGGCAGCGGCGGCTGGTGGAGGACCTCGGCGGCAGCTACCACTCGGTCGTCGGCGACGACGTGGCCACCGCGCTGGTGGAGTTCGCCCGTGCCGAGAGCGCCACCCAGCTCGTCCTCGGCACCAGCCGCCGGGGTCGCCTGGAGCGGTTCCTGACCGGGCGGGGCACGGGCGAGACCGTGACGGAGCTGTCCGGCGACATCGACGTCCACCGGGTCACGCACGAGCGGGCCGGGCGCGGGACCCTGCTCCCGCACCGGCGCCGCACCCTGTCGACGGGCCGGCTGATCGCGGGTCCGGTGGCCGGGCTGGCGCTGCCGGTGCTGCTCACGGTCGTCCTGGCGCAGGTACGGGGGACGGTGAACCTGACCAGCGAGGCGCTGCTGTTCCTGCTGGCCGTGGTGGGGGTCGCCTGCATAGGCGGGGTCGCCTCCGCAGTGATCGCGTCGGTGACGGCGTCGCTGCTGCTCAACTACTGGTTCATTCCGCCCGTCGGGCAGTTCACGCTGGAAGACCCCAACGCGTTGCTGGCCCTGGGCGTGTTCGCGGTCGTGGCGGCCGCCGTCGCCGCTGTCGTCGACCGCTCCCTGCGCCTGTCGCGCCGCTCGGCCCGGGCCACCGCCGAGGCCGAGACCATGTCGTCCCTGGCCGGCAGCATCGTACGCGGCGGCGCGACCATTCCGGCGCTGCTGGAGCGCACGCGGGAGACCTTCGGCATGGAGTCGGCGGAGCTGGTGGACGAGCCGCCCGACGCCGACGGCGTCACCGCCGTTCCGGCCGGTCCCGGCGAGTATCTCGTCCTGGGAGGCCGTACCCTCTCGTCCTCCGAGCGGCGGGTGCTGGCCGCCTTCGCCGCGCACGTCGGATCCGCGGTGGAACGGGCCCGGCTCGCCGAGGCCGCCGCCGAGATCGAGCCGGTCAGGGCCGCCGACCGGATGCGTACGGCGCTGCTGCGGGCCGTCGGCCACGACCTGCGCACCCCGCTCGCCGCGGGCTGGGCAGCGGTCACCTCGCTGCGCAGCCGGGACGTCGAGTTCTCGCCGGAGGACCGTGACGAACTCCTCGCCACCGCCGACGAGTCCATGGCCAGGCTCAGCCGACTGGTGGAGAACCTCCTCGACCTCAGCCGGCTGGAGGCCGGAGCCCTCACCCTGAACCTGCGCGCGGCCACGCTGGAGGAGGTGCTCCCCATGGCGCTCGCTGACACCCCAGGCGTCGAGGTGACGGACATGCAGGAGATTCCGGCGGTGCGGGCCGACCCGCCGCTGCTGGAGCGGGCGATCGCCAACCTGGTCGGCAACGCCGCCCGTCACACGCCAGAGGGGGAGAAGGTGCTGGTGACCGCCAGTGCCTTGGCAGGCCGGGTGGAGCTGCGGGTCGTGGACCGCGGGGCCGGTCTTCCCGCCGACGGACGAGAGAGGCTCTTCGAGCCGTTCCAGCGGCTCGGCGACACCGACAACACCACCGGCCTCGGCCTCGGGCTGGCCCTCGCCCGCGGCCTGACCGAAGCGATGAACGGGACGCTCACCCCCGAGGACACCCCCGGCGGCGGTCTGACCATGGTCGTGTCGCTGCCGTTCGCGGACCGGACCGAAGCGGCGGAGTACCACTCGCACCCTCGTGGTGCGCGGAGCACAGGAGGTACCTGA
- a CDS encoding DUF4118 domain-containing protein has translation MNAETGRWRRSGRPKGPRLTLAAAWQPRDRLALTAGLVTPFLVALALVPLRTDLSHTNAALILVVVVVAVSALGSRTAGVLAALSAAAWFDFFLTRPYKTFDITASADAETAVLLLAVGLIVSQLSARSRRLEVITVTDAAHLSRIHRVAALDADTVVDEVRRELTELLGLDACRFEYGTLLGQPPRLRNDGSVTVGRRSWDVDAAGWPEGGIELRVHGNGRYLGRFMLTPGPGRVPPLRARLVAATLADQTGAALDTSGPAS, from the coding sequence ATGAACGCTGAGACAGGGAGATGGCGAAGGTCGGGCCGTCCCAAGGGGCCCCGCCTCACATTGGCGGCTGCCTGGCAACCGCGGGACCGGCTCGCCCTGACTGCGGGCCTGGTCACTCCGTTCCTGGTGGCCCTGGCGCTCGTTCCGTTGCGCACGGATCTCTCCCACACCAACGCCGCCCTCATCCTGGTCGTGGTGGTTGTCGCGGTCTCCGCACTGGGCAGCCGTACGGCGGGGGTGCTCGCGGCGCTGTCGGCGGCGGCATGGTTCGACTTCTTCCTCACGAGGCCGTACAAGACGTTCGACATCACCGCGTCGGCGGACGCCGAGACGGCGGTCCTGCTGCTGGCGGTCGGCCTGATCGTGTCCCAACTGTCGGCCAGGTCCCGCCGCTTGGAGGTCATCACGGTCACGGACGCCGCTCACCTCTCGCGCATCCACCGCGTCGCGGCCCTCGACGCGGACACCGTCGTCGACGAGGTCCGCCGCGAACTCACCGAACTGCTCGGCCTGGACGCCTGCCGTTTCGAGTACGGCACCCTGCTGGGACAGCCACCTCGGTTGCGGAACGACGGAAGCGTGACGGTGGGCAGGCGCTCCTGGGATGTGGACGCGGCGGGCTGGCCCGAGGGCGGCATCGAACTGCGCGTCCATGGCAACGGCCGCTACCTGGGCCGCTTCATGCTCACCCCGGGGCCTGGTCGCGTACCCCCGCTCCGGGCCCGGCTGGTCGCGGCGACCCTCGCCGATCAGACAGGGGCCGCCCTGGACACGTCGGGGCCGGCCAGCTGA
- a CDS encoding APC family permease has protein sequence MSVLTTEPDAVPGGEEPPDTGERHRLTAVTGLAALSLDAMASVAYGPEAIVLVLAAAGAHGLGFTLPVTLAIAGLLGVLVASYRQVIAAFPDGGGSYAVARTHLGARTSLVAAASLVLDYVLNVAVAVTAGVAALTSAFPALYDDRLWLCLAVLALITAVNLRGIVESARVFIVPTVVFVGSILVVIAVGLFRSEPVSTVTAAGHASVVAANASAVGALLLLKAFASGCAALTGVEALANAVPSFRVPRVKRAQRAEVALGAVLGLMLIGLSVLIGRFHLQPVEGVTVLAQLADASLGHNGAFYVIQFATMILLALSANTSFGGLPVLLKLLARDNYAPHVFALKADRQVHRHGVLALASVSAALLVFSGGDTNTLVPLFAIGVFVGFTVAQVGMVLHWRRERGRGWQARTALNGFGALLTGVATVVVTVEKFTEGAWLIVIALPLLVAAFETVHRAYGRIGERLGLGRIPEAPHRERSLVIVPVSSLSRLTSEALTAASSLGDEVRAVTVCCPDPEDRAALHALERSWAQWDPGVPLVRVTSERRSLGRPIAAYVREVAAAEPGTRVTVLIPETEPERLWQRLLQNQRGGVVAHAVRRETDAVICRLRFRLM, from the coding sequence ATGTCCGTTCTGACCACCGAGCCGGATGCCGTCCCGGGCGGCGAGGAGCCGCCTGATACCGGTGAGCGCCATCGGCTGACGGCCGTCACCGGTCTCGCCGCTCTGTCGCTGGACGCGATGGCGTCGGTGGCGTACGGTCCCGAGGCGATCGTCCTCGTCCTGGCCGCCGCCGGTGCGCACGGGCTCGGTTTCACGCTGCCGGTGACGCTGGCGATCGCCGGTCTGCTGGGGGTGCTGGTCGCCTCCTACCGCCAGGTGATCGCGGCCTTCCCGGACGGCGGCGGTTCCTACGCGGTGGCCAGGACCCACCTGGGGGCGCGTACGAGCCTGGTGGCGGCGGCCTCGCTGGTGCTGGACTACGTCCTGAACGTCGCGGTGGCCGTCACCGCCGGTGTGGCGGCCCTGACGTCGGCGTTCCCGGCCCTCTACGACGACCGGCTGTGGCTGTGCCTGGCCGTTCTCGCCCTGATCACGGCGGTCAATCTGCGCGGGATCGTGGAGTCGGCAAGGGTGTTCATCGTGCCGACGGTCGTCTTCGTCGGCTCGATCCTCGTCGTCATCGCCGTCGGGCTGTTCCGGTCCGAGCCGGTCAGTACGGTGACCGCGGCCGGTCATGCCTCGGTGGTCGCCGCCAACGCCTCGGCCGTGGGGGCGCTGCTCCTGCTGAAGGCCTTCGCCTCCGGTTGTGCCGCGCTGACGGGTGTGGAGGCACTCGCCAACGCCGTGCCTTCCTTCCGCGTCCCGCGCGTCAAGCGGGCCCAGCGGGCGGAGGTCGCCCTCGGCGCCGTCCTCGGCCTGATGCTCATCGGGTTGTCGGTGCTCATCGGCCGCTTCCACCTCCAGCCGGTCGAGGGAGTCACCGTCCTCGCCCAGCTCGCGGACGCCTCCCTCGGCCACAACGGGGCCTTCTACGTCATCCAGTTCGCGACGATGATCCTGCTGGCCCTGTCGGCGAACACGTCCTTCGGCGGGCTTCCGGTGCTGCTGAAACTGCTCGCCCGGGACAACTACGCGCCGCACGTCTTCGCCCTCAAGGCCGACCGCCAGGTCCACCGGCACGGCGTCCTGGCGCTGGCCTCCGTCTCGGCCGCGCTGCTGGTGTTCTCCGGCGGCGACACCAACACCCTGGTCCCGCTCTTCGCGATCGGCGTGTTCGTCGGGTTCACGGTCGCCCAGGTGGGCATGGTCCTCCACTGGCGCCGGGAGCGGGGGAGGGGATGGCAGGCAAGGACGGCGCTCAACGGCTTCGGCGCGCTGCTCACCGGCGTCGCGACCGTCGTCGTCACGGTGGAGAAGTTCACCGAGGGCGCGTGGCTGATCGTGATCGCCCTGCCGCTGCTGGTGGCCGCCTTCGAGACCGTGCACCGCGCCTATGGCCGGATCGGCGAACGGCTCGGCCTGGGCCGTATACCCGAGGCCCCGCACCGTGAGCGCTCGCTGGTGATCGTGCCCGTCTCGTCCCTGTCCAGGCTGACGTCGGAGGCGCTCACGGCCGCCTCCTCCCTCGGCGACGAGGTCCGCGCGGTCACCGTGTGCTGTCCGGATCCCGAGGACCGGGCAGCCCTGCACGCCCTGGAACGGTCCTGGGCCCAGTGGGACCCGGGTGTGCCCCTCGTCCGGGTGACCAGCGAGCGGCGCAGTCTGGGCCGCCCGATAGCCGCCTACGTCCGTGAGGTGGCCGCCGCCGAGCCGGGCACCCGCGTCACCGTCCTGATCCCGGAGACGGAACCGGAGCGGCTGTGGCAGCGGCTGCTGCAGAACCAGCGGGGCGGAGTCGTCGCGCACGCCGTGCGGCGGGAGACGGACGCGGTGATCTGCCGGCTCCGCTTCCGGCTGATGTGA
- a CDS encoding RNA polymerase sigma factor SigF, giving the protein MTTTTVQTAEPKVDVPRIADPSKVAPKDARELSKVFFDQLTVLEEGTPDYQYARNTLIEMNMSLVRYAAGRFRSRGPEEMEDIVQVGMIGLIKAIDRFELSREVEFASFAVPYIVGEIKRFFRDTSWAVHVPRRLQEARVQLARANEELHTRLGRTPTISELSELMSLPEEEVVEAQLASNGYRSASLDAAISGSEDGEAALSDFIGDEDAALGLVEDFHALAPMIAGLSERDRQIIHWRFVDELTQAQIGERLGVSQMHVSRLITRLLARLREGMLSTH; this is encoded by the coding sequence ATGACGACGACCACCGTGCAGACCGCCGAGCCGAAGGTGGACGTTCCCCGGATCGCGGACCCTTCCAAGGTCGCGCCGAAGGACGCACGGGAGTTGTCGAAGGTGTTCTTCGACCAGCTGACGGTGCTGGAGGAGGGCACGCCCGATTACCAGTACGCGCGCAACACGCTGATCGAGATGAACATGTCCCTCGTCCGCTACGCGGCCGGCCGGTTCCGCAGCCGCGGTCCGGAGGAGATGGAGGACATCGTCCAGGTCGGCATGATCGGCCTGATCAAGGCGATCGACCGCTTCGAACTGTCCCGTGAGGTGGAGTTCGCGTCCTTCGCCGTCCCTTACATCGTCGGTGAGATCAAGCGGTTCTTCCGCGACACCTCCTGGGCTGTGCATGTGCCCCGGCGTCTGCAGGAAGCCCGCGTCCAGCTGGCGCGCGCCAACGAGGAACTGCACACCCGGCTCGGCCGGACACCGACGATCAGCGAACTGTCCGAACTGATGAGCCTCCCCGAGGAGGAGGTCGTCGAGGCCCAACTGGCCTCCAACGGGTACCGTTCGGCCTCCCTGGACGCGGCGATCAGCGGCAGCGAGGACGGCGAAGCCGCCCTGTCCGACTTCATCGGCGACGAGGACGCGGCCCTCGGACTGGTCGAGGACTTCCACGCTCTCGCACCGATGATCGCCGGACTGAGCGAACGTGACCGGCAGATCATCCACTGGCGCTTCGTCGACGAGCTCACCCAGGCCCAGATCGGTGAACGCCTCGGCGTCTCCCAGATGCATGTGTCGCGGCTCATCACGCGCCTCCTGGCCCGACTGCGCGAAGGCATGCTCAGCACCCACTGA
- a CDS encoding phospholipase D-like domain-containing protein — MTLGDIPAPPARDTAPDTEERKRRLRRRLERLIGVAATEGNVLVPLRNGDEIFPAMLGAIRSARHTIDMMTFVYWRGQIAHDFAAALADRAREGVRVRLLLDGFGAKKIERRFLDLMTTAGVEVAWFRKPAWLSPFKQNHRCHRKALVVDEHTAFTGGVGIAEEWCGDARNPAEWRDTHVQVRGPAVDGIAAAFAQNWAECHDELFDDRDRFTDHPQAGSSVVQVVRGSASIGWQDMQTLIRVMLCSAEESFRLATAYFAPDPYFIDLLCETAGRGVRVEILLPGPHTDQRACQLAGQHHYTRLLQAGVHIRQYQPTMMHAKIITVDSVASLIGSTNFNRRSMDHDEEVMLAVLDEEFTASLERDYEADLKNSVDIDVTRWRRRTMLQRVKEAAVTPIRRFL, encoded by the coding sequence GTGACACTCGGCGACATACCTGCACCCCCTGCCCGCGACACCGCGCCTGACACGGAGGAGCGCAAGCGGCGCCTGCGCCGTCGCCTGGAGCGGCTGATCGGCGTGGCCGCCACCGAAGGCAACGTCCTGGTGCCCCTGCGCAACGGTGACGAGATCTTCCCCGCGATGCTCGGGGCGATCCGCTCCGCTCGGCACACCATCGACATGATGACCTTCGTGTACTGGCGGGGTCAGATCGCCCACGACTTCGCCGCCGCTCTGGCCGACCGTGCCCGCGAGGGGGTGCGTGTCCGGCTCCTGCTCGACGGCTTCGGCGCCAAGAAGATCGAGCGGCGTTTCCTGGACCTCATGACCACCGCCGGAGTGGAAGTGGCCTGGTTCCGCAAGCCCGCGTGGCTGTCACCGTTCAAGCAGAACCACCGCTGCCACCGCAAGGCCCTCGTCGTCGACGAGCACACCGCCTTCACCGGCGGCGTCGGCATCGCGGAGGAATGGTGCGGCGATGCGCGCAACCCCGCCGAGTGGCGGGACACCCACGTCCAGGTACGCGGTCCTGCCGTCGACGGCATCGCGGCCGCGTTCGCACAGAACTGGGCCGAGTGCCACGACGAACTCTTCGACGACCGTGACCGCTTCACGGATCACCCGCAGGCCGGCTCGTCGGTGGTACAGGTCGTTCGCGGCTCCGCGAGCATCGGCTGGCAGGACATGCAGACCCTCATCCGGGTCATGCTCTGCTCCGCCGAGGAGAGCTTCCGGCTGGCCACCGCCTACTTCGCTCCGGACCCCTACTTCATCGACCTGCTGTGCGAAACCGCTGGTCGCGGCGTTCGCGTCGAGATCCTGCTGCCCGGGCCCCACACTGACCAGCGCGCCTGTCAGCTGGCCGGTCAACACCACTACACGCGTCTGTTGCAAGCAGGTGTGCACATCCGCCAGTACCAGCCGACCATGATGCATGCCAAGATCATCACTGTGGACTCGGTTGCCTCCCTCATCGGATCCACCAACTTCAACCGCCGGTCCATGGACCACGACGAAGAGGTGATGCTCGCCGTACTGGACGAGGAGTTCACCGCATCGCTCGAACGGGACTACGAGGCGGACCTCAAGAACAGTGTGGACATCGACGTCACCCGATGGAGACGGCGAACCATGCTGCAACGCGTCAAGGAAGCCGCGGTGACCCCGATCAGGCGCTTCCTCTGA
- a CDS encoding nitroreductase family deazaflavin-dependent oxidoreductase → MSPQRPRPKQLDSPLLPKLFKYMARIQVWCYRRTSGRLGGTWRVAAGFRKPVPVLLLDHRGRKSDRLHTTPLLYMTDGPDTIVVASQGGLPKDPQWYLNLRSHPDTQVQIRAERRPVRARTADPRERARLWPLLLEVYADFEMYQAWTEREIPVVVLRPRTDE, encoded by the coding sequence GTGTCACCTCAGCGTCCACGGCCCAAGCAACTGGACTCCCCGCTCCTGCCGAAACTCTTCAAGTACATGGCCAGGATCCAGGTGTGGTGCTACCGCCGCACCAGTGGCCGGCTCGGCGGCACGTGGCGCGTCGCCGCCGGCTTCCGCAAGCCCGTTCCCGTGCTGCTCCTCGACCATCGCGGCCGAAAGTCCGACAGGCTCCACACCACGCCGCTGCTCTACATGACCGATGGGCCCGACACCATTGTCGTGGCCTCCCAGGGTGGGCTCCCCAAGGACCCCCAGTGGTATCTCAATCTGCGCTCCCACCCCGACACCCAGGTGCAGATCCGCGCCGAGCGGAGACCCGTTCGGGCCCGGACCGCGGATCCACGGGAACGCGCTCGCCTCTGGCCGCTGCTGTTGGAGGTCTACGCCGACTTCGAGATGTACCAGGCATGGACCGAGCGCGAGATCCCAGTGGTGGTCCTCCGGCCTCGCACCGACGAGTGA
- a CDS encoding pyridoxamine 5'-phosphate oxidase family protein — MAATQRRSRKIMMTPAELDEFLATERMCRVATTSRDGAPHVSALWFAWDGTSLWLYSIVRSKRWADLRHDPRVAVVVDSGEGYGELRGVELSGTVEFVGEIPRSGEPCTELDALEPLFARKNFGLEAMPHDGRHAWIRLTPTKTVSWDFRKL, encoded by the coding sequence ATGGCTGCGACTCAGCGCAGGAGCCGGAAGATCATGATGACGCCGGCGGAACTGGACGAGTTCCTCGCCACCGAGCGCATGTGCCGAGTCGCCACCACCTCCCGCGACGGCGCTCCGCACGTCAGCGCCCTCTGGTTCGCATGGGACGGCACCTCGTTGTGGCTGTACTCCATCGTGCGCAGCAAGCGATGGGCCGACCTTCGACACGACCCGCGCGTCGCTGTCGTCGTCGACTCCGGTGAGGGGTACGGCGAGCTGCGCGGGGTCGAACTGTCAGGCACCGTGGAGTTCGTGGGCGAGATCCCCCGCAGCGGAGAACCGTGCACCGAACTCGACGCGCTGGAGCCGTTGTTCGCCCGCAAGAACTTCGGCCTGGAGGCCATGCCGCACGACGGTCGGCACGCGTGGATCCGCCTGACACCCACGAAGACCGTCTCCTGGGACTTCCGCAAGCTGTAA
- a CDS encoding response regulator transcription factor, with translation MPEPRAFSEQNPIRVFLLDDHEVVRRGLADLLDSEPDISVVGDAGTVDHALARGPALRPDVAVLDVRLPDGDGISVCRELRSQMPELACLMLTSFDDEEALLDAIMAGASGYVLKQIKGSDLVSAVRTVASGQSMLDPETTARLMRSLRADPVQTPAVPSELASLSPRERDILALIGDGLTNREIGKRLYLSEKTVKNHISRLLAKLGVQRRVQAAVLASHLGQPEAGGQRSK, from the coding sequence GTGCCAGAGCCACGCGCCTTCAGCGAGCAGAACCCGATCCGGGTGTTCCTGCTGGACGACCACGAGGTCGTCCGTCGCGGTCTGGCCGACCTGCTCGACTCCGAGCCCGACATCTCCGTGGTCGGCGACGCCGGCACCGTCGATCACGCGCTCGCCCGGGGCCCCGCGCTGCGCCCCGACGTCGCCGTCCTCGACGTGCGCCTGCCGGACGGCGACGGCATCTCCGTCTGCCGGGAGCTGCGCAGCCAGATGCCCGAGCTGGCCTGCTTGATGCTGACCTCGTTCGACGACGAGGAGGCCCTGCTCGACGCGATCATGGCGGGCGCCTCCGGCTACGTCCTCAAGCAGATAAAGGGCTCCGACCTCGTCTCGGCGGTACGTACGGTGGCCTCGGGCCAGTCGATGCTGGACCCCGAGACCACGGCCCGTCTGATGCGCTCGCTGCGGGCCGACCCTGTTCAGACCCCTGCCGTACCGTCCGAGCTGGCGAGTCTCTCGCCCCGTGAGAGGGACATCCTGGCGTTGATCGGCGACGGCCTGACAAACCGCGAGATCGGCAAGAGGCTCTATCTGTCGGAGAAGACGGTCAAGAACCACATCTCCCGCCTGCTGGCCAAGCTGGGCGTGCAGCGCCGCGTCCAGGCCGCCGTCCTCGCCTCCCACCTGGGACAGCCTGAGGCGGGCGGTCAGCGGAGCAAGTGA